One window of Candidatus Dormiibacterota bacterium genomic DNA carries:
- the rpsT gene encoding 30S ribosomal protein S20: MARIKSAVKNIRKTRRRRAINIIRRGRLRSQIKKLRLLLSKKDAGGAQRELGRTLALLDKSIGTGIIHRNAAARHKSRLTRQVNALQGGR, from the coding sequence GTGGCACGCATCAAGTCGGCCGTCAAGAACATCCGCAAGACACGCCGGCGCCGGGCAATCAACATCATCCGCCGCGGCCGCCTGCGCTCGCAGATCAAGAAACTGCGGCTCCTCCTCTCCAAGAAGGATGCCGGCGGGGCGCAGCGCGAGCTGGGCAGGACCCTGGCGCTTCTCGACAAGTCGATCGGCACGGGTATCATCCACCGCAACGCGGCCGCCCGGCACAAGTCGCGCCTGACCCGGCAGGTCAACGCGCTTCAAGGCGGACGCTGA
- a CDS encoding tetratricopeptide repeat protein yields MREAAGGACTSWLIVAALALVSSSCATAGGGAHLQADLDALQQQVWKLEKDNAALVQQVGRSGAVPAAPDTAMAELRVRLEGLERDVQVLRTRSDETDQRLGSLQAELKAARQALESAARSQAALAPPAAVTPSPATEPGAPPGTGSTPLSAAPGAVPGTAIGVDLYRLGYSDYSKGNYDLALAELQDFVRLNPADDLADDAQYLIGEVYFSQQKYPDAVAAYDRLLAEHAGGDKAAAAYLKKGLALLEMNRTADAVIQLQHIVSAYPKSEEARLARERLRALGLRER; encoded by the coding sequence TTGAGAGAGGCTGCGGGCGGCGCCTGTACCTCGTGGCTGATCGTGGCGGCCCTGGCGCTCGTGTCTTCGTCCTGCGCGACGGCCGGCGGTGGCGCGCATCTCCAGGCCGATCTCGACGCCTTGCAGCAGCAGGTGTGGAAGCTCGAAAAGGACAACGCCGCGCTGGTCCAGCAGGTGGGGCGCAGCGGGGCGGTGCCGGCCGCGCCGGACACGGCGATGGCCGAGTTGCGGGTGCGGCTGGAGGGGCTGGAACGGGACGTCCAGGTGCTGCGGACCCGCTCGGACGAGACCGACCAGCGTCTCGGGTCGCTGCAGGCCGAGCTCAAGGCAGCGCGTCAGGCGCTGGAGTCGGCGGCGCGCTCGCAGGCCGCCCTGGCGCCGCCCGCCGCCGTGACACCGTCCCCGGCCACTGAGCCCGGGGCTCCGCCGGGCACGGGCTCCACTCCCCTTTCCGCGGCTCCGGGAGCGGTTCCCGGTACGGCGATCGGCGTGGATCTGTACCGCCTGGGATACAGCGATTACTCCAAGGGGAACTACGACCTGGCGCTGGCGGAGCTTCAGGATTTCGTCCGGCTCAACCCCGCGGACGATCTTGCGGACGACGCGCAGTACCTGATCGGCGAGGTCTATTTCAGCCAGCAGAAGTACCCGGACGCGGTCGCGGCCTATGACCGGCTGCTCGCCGAGCACGCGGGGGGCGACAAGGCGGCGGCCGCCTATTTGAAGAAAGGACTGGCACTACTCGAGATGAACCGGACCGCGGACGCGGTCATCCAGCTGCAGCACATCGTCAGCGCCTATCCGAAGTCGGAGGAGGCCCGCCTCGCCCGCGAGCGGCTGCGGGCCCTGGGTCTCCGGGAGCGGTAG
- a CDS encoding biopolymer transporter ExbD, with translation MALSLPGRGGGRFGPSLSEINVTPLVDVVLVLLIIFMVTAPMMTRGIDVRLPKTESGADATEQRLVVTVDTDGTIYLNDRPVNMALLTDRLKTEIKRTGVDFVFLRADQEVPYGRVMLVMDQIKKAGADRVGMVTQSARAPEGRSKKK, from the coding sequence ATGGCGCTCTCTCTGCCGGGACGGGGCGGCGGGCGGTTCGGTCCTTCCCTCTCCGAGATCAACGTGACGCCGCTGGTCGACGTCGTCCTGGTGCTCCTGATCATCTTCATGGTCACCGCCCCGATGATGACCCGCGGCATCGACGTGCGTCTTCCGAAGACGGAGTCCGGCGCCGACGCGACGGAGCAGCGGCTGGTCGTGACGGTGGACACCGATGGGACCATCTATCTCAACGATCGTCCCGTCAACATGGCGCTCCTGACGGATCGTCTGAAGACGGAGATCAAACGCACGGGCGTCGATTTCGTCTTCCTGCGCGCCGACCAGGAGGTGCCGTACGGTCGCGTCATGCTGGTGATGGACCAGATCAAGAAGGCCGGGGCCGACCGCGTCGGCATGGTCACACAGTCCGCGCGCGCGCCGGAGGGCCGGAGCAAGAAGAAATGA
- the rnr gene encoding ribonuclease R yields MSPGRSETMRQALVEFMRGSSYRPATARDLMRLLRIDGTRRHEFKRTLRALLNEEEIVKVGRDRYAVPGRAGRDGGGRATRPRQGRGRDTGGRRAERHGEPRPGRGQAIVTGQLHRHPRGFGFVTPDAGGPDVFVPPRTLAELLDGDRVAIRIVRNDGRGRAEGEIVRLLERTRKRVMGVFRSAGRGRGGTVQAYDRLFENGIDVAEDQGGRAADGMVVGVEVLRPPGDHRTATGRVVEVLGHPDDPGIDLKTIIHKYDLRESYPDDVLAEATSAPERVSEEETRGREDFRDQPIVTIDGETAMDFDDAVLVRKNADGTYELQVHIADVAHYVRAGSALDREAYERGTSVYFPGTALPMLPHRLSNGICSLNPGVDRLVQSCIMTIDGRGHVVENRFADGVIRSAERMTYTNVARILVDHDAAVTERYRSLLPMFQTMQELCLVLNEKRRRRGSVDFDLPEPELLLAVTGEMTGIVELQRNIAHRIIEEFMLAANETVATHLFRAKVPSIYRIHERPDPKKLEEFDAVAQAFGYRLPQPYTSIEPRAFQQIVEMAKGRPEERFLSRLMLRSMKQARYSQVRDLHFGLAATCYTHFTSPIRRYPDLIVHRILRRVRSGRPLAPEERQDLEGFLPEAALHSSRTERTADQAEWELVEWKKTAFMATRVGEEFEGFILSVHPFGFFVELREYFIDGLVKIESLPGDRFRFHEKKMILKGERNGRVFKLGDRVRVRVDRVDQFQLRVEFSLVEETNAGPPRAGRRRPRQR; encoded by the coding sequence ATGAGCCCGGGTCGCAGCGAGACGATGCGCCAGGCGCTCGTCGAATTCATGCGTGGATCGTCCTATCGCCCGGCGACGGCGCGCGACCTGATGCGTCTCTTGAGAATCGACGGCACCCGGCGGCACGAATTCAAGAGGACACTGCGCGCGCTCCTGAACGAGGAGGAGATCGTCAAGGTCGGCCGCGACCGCTATGCCGTGCCGGGGCGCGCCGGACGCGATGGCGGAGGGCGTGCCACGCGCCCGCGGCAGGGCCGGGGACGAGACACCGGAGGCCGGCGCGCGGAGCGTCACGGCGAGCCCCGCCCCGGCCGCGGGCAGGCGATCGTCACGGGGCAGCTGCACCGCCACCCGAGAGGGTTCGGCTTCGTGACGCCGGATGCCGGAGGTCCCGATGTCTTCGTGCCGCCGCGGACCCTGGCCGAGCTGCTCGACGGGGACAGGGTCGCCATCCGCATCGTCCGGAACGACGGGCGCGGACGCGCCGAGGGGGAGATCGTCCGGCTTCTGGAGAGGACGCGCAAGCGGGTCATGGGTGTGTTCCGGTCCGCCGGCCGCGGGCGGGGAGGGACCGTCCAGGCCTACGACCGGCTGTTCGAGAACGGCATCGACGTCGCCGAGGACCAGGGGGGGCGGGCCGCGGACGGCATGGTGGTGGGCGTCGAGGTGCTGCGCCCGCCCGGCGATCACCGGACCGCGACCGGGCGCGTGGTCGAGGTCCTCGGCCACCCGGATGATCCCGGCATCGATCTCAAGACCATCATCCACAAGTACGACCTGCGCGAGTCCTACCCGGACGACGTCCTGGCCGAGGCCACATCCGCCCCGGAGCGCGTGAGCGAGGAGGAGACCCGCGGCCGGGAGGATTTCCGTGACCAGCCGATCGTCACCATCGACGGCGAGACCGCCATGGACTTCGACGACGCCGTGCTGGTCAGGAAGAACGCGGACGGGACGTACGAGCTGCAGGTCCACATCGCCGACGTGGCGCATTACGTGAGGGCGGGCTCCGCCCTGGACCGCGAGGCGTACGAGAGGGGGACGAGCGTCTATTTTCCGGGCACGGCCCTGCCGATGCTGCCGCACAGGCTCTCGAACGGCATCTGCTCCCTCAACCCGGGGGTGGATCGCCTGGTGCAATCCTGCATCATGACCATCGACGGCCGGGGGCACGTGGTCGAGAACCGGTTCGCCGACGGCGTGATCCGGAGCGCCGAGCGGATGACCTACACGAACGTCGCCCGGATTCTCGTCGATCACGACGCGGCGGTCACGGAGCGCTACCGATCGCTCCTGCCGATGTTCCAGACGATGCAGGAGCTGTGCCTCGTGCTGAACGAGAAGAGACGCCGGCGCGGCAGCGTCGATTTCGATCTCCCCGAGCCGGAGCTGCTCCTGGCCGTCACGGGGGAGATGACCGGCATCGTCGAGCTGCAGCGCAACATCGCCCACCGGATCATCGAGGAGTTCATGCTGGCGGCCAACGAGACGGTCGCGACCCACCTGTTCCGGGCCAAGGTACCGTCGATCTACCGCATCCACGAGCGCCCGGATCCGAAGAAGCTCGAGGAGTTCGACGCCGTGGCGCAGGCGTTCGGGTACCGCCTGCCGCAGCCCTATACCTCCATCGAGCCGCGCGCCTTCCAGCAGATCGTGGAGATGGCGAAGGGCCGGCCGGAGGAGCGTTTCCTGTCCCGCCTGATGCTGCGCTCGATGAAGCAGGCGCGCTATTCGCAGGTGCGGGATCTCCACTTCGGTCTGGCCGCGACCTGTTACACGCACTTCACCTCGCCGATCCGCCGCTACCCCGACCTGATCGTCCACCGCATCCTTCGGCGGGTGCGCTCCGGAAGGCCGCTCGCCCCGGAGGAGCGCCAGGATCTCGAAGGATTCCTGCCGGAGGCGGCCCTGCACTCGTCGCGCACCGAGCGCACGGCCGACCAGGCGGAATGGGAGCTGGTCGAGTGGAAGAAGACGGCGTTCATGGCCACACGTGTGGGGGAGGAGTTCGAGGGCTTCATCCTGTCGGTGCACCCGTTCGGGTTCTTCGTGGAGCTGCGCGAGTATTTCATCGACGGCCTGGTGAAGATCGAGTCGCTTCCGGGGGACCGCTTCCGGTTCCACGAGAAGAAGATGATCCTGAAGGGGGAGCGGAACGGCCGGGTGTTCAAGCTGGGGGATCGGGTCCGGGTCCGGGTCGACCGGGTCGACCAGTTTCAGCTTCGGGTCGAATTCTCCCTGGTCGAGGAGACGAACGCGGGGCCGCCGCGGGCCGGGCGCCGGCGCCCGAGACAGCGGTGA
- the pal gene encoding peptidoglycan-associated lipoprotein Pal has translation MGHGVPRYVALLILGASLVLAVPACKSAPPAEAPVTTAPDFSSAPSKAEKVDETTGFKESQPEAEAVKESSSSLAEKLNAQGALKRVHFDFDKYDLRSDAIRTLGDDASTMKQYAQFKVRIEGHCDERGTVEYNLALGEKRARATRDYLVSLGTPAQRLRIISYGKERPIDPGHNDEAWAANRRAELVFLAE, from the coding sequence ATGGGTCATGGTGTTCCCCGCTACGTGGCGCTTCTGATTCTTGGCGCGTCCCTGGTCCTCGCGGTCCCGGCCTGCAAGAGCGCGCCGCCGGCCGAGGCTCCCGTGACCACGGCGCCGGACTTTTCGTCCGCGCCCTCAAAAGCCGAAAAAGTCGACGAAACGACGGGATTCAAGGAGTCCCAGCCGGAAGCCGAGGCGGTGAAGGAATCCTCCTCGTCCCTGGCCGAGAAACTGAATGCCCAGGGCGCCCTCAAACGCGTCCACTTCGACTTCGACAAATACGATCTCAGATCGGACGCCATCCGCACGCTGGGCGACGATGCGTCGACGATGAAGCAGTACGCGCAGTTCAAGGTGCGCATCGAGGGGCACTGCGACGAGCGCGGCACGGTGGAGTACAACCTGGCCCTGGGTGAGAAGCGCGCCCGCGCGACGCGCGACTATCTGGTGTCCCTGGGAACGCCGGCGCAGCGGCTCAGGATCATCTCGTACGGCAAGGAGCGACCGATCGACCCGGGCCACAACGACGAGGCCTGGGCAGCGAACCGGCGCGCCGAGCTCGTCTTCCTGGCCGAGTAG
- a CDS encoding Hsp20/alpha crystallin family protein, which translates to MVRIRRSLSHPMLDIHRRMEQVMERLLRDVKPVEPQTAWLPRADVYETAEGFVVTLELPGVEKEEIDILVEGLFLHVSGLRPEPLAQGCMRWHQMEIAHGRFERVLALPQEADAERITATYKDGFLMIHIPRGSSGARSVPIDEA; encoded by the coding sequence ATGGTGCGCATCCGCCGCAGCCTCTCCCATCCGATGCTCGACATCCATCGACGCATGGAACAGGTGATGGAACGGCTGCTGCGCGACGTCAAGCCGGTGGAGCCGCAGACCGCGTGGCTCCCCCGGGCCGACGTCTACGAGACGGCCGAGGGGTTCGTGGTGACGCTCGAGCTTCCGGGCGTCGAGAAGGAGGAGATCGACATCCTCGTCGAGGGGCTCTTTCTCCATGTGTCCGGCCTCCGCCCTGAGCCGCTGGCCCAGGGCTGCATGCGCTGGCACCAGATGGAGATCGCCCACGGCCGCTTCGAGCGGGTGCTCGCCCTGCCGCAGGAGGCCGACGCCGAGAGGATCACTGCGACCTACAAGGATGGATTCCTGATGATCCACATCCCTCGCGGATCATCCGGCGCGCGTAGCGTGCCGATCGACGAAGCGTGA
- a CDS encoding cell envelope integrity protein TolA: protein MITRFDAGELAAPASPWGTTVVLSLGLHVFGLILAFGVPRLLPRPAIEPVYIVDLVSLPGGPAAASPPPAAPSEPAKSSLPPVPKEEKAIPIPDRTKKPTPKKTPVPKSTPAKPKATATPVKSSEPPSKTAKQTEDQPQPQGTPAHGASMSGVSGGTGNAGGGFGGSGAAQADLIQFEGNIIERVIYAAWRKPIYPPGETRPALNATFLLTVASSGRASNITLTTSSGYENVDRSFITAIQDAVFPPLPQGLAPSFTIQIEVTFTRD, encoded by the coding sequence ATGATCACGCGCTTCGATGCGGGAGAGCTGGCGGCCCCCGCGAGCCCCTGGGGCACGACGGTCGTTCTGTCGCTGGGTCTGCACGTGTTCGGCCTCATCCTGGCGTTCGGTGTGCCGCGTCTGCTGCCGCGCCCCGCGATCGAACCAGTCTACATCGTCGATCTCGTGTCGCTTCCCGGCGGACCGGCCGCCGCCTCACCCCCTCCGGCGGCCCCCTCCGAGCCCGCGAAGTCGAGCCTGCCCCCCGTCCCGAAGGAGGAGAAGGCGATCCCGATTCCGGATCGCACCAAGAAGCCGACGCCGAAGAAGACTCCGGTGCCGAAGAGCACGCCGGCGAAGCCCAAGGCCACCGCGACCCCGGTGAAATCTTCGGAGCCGCCGTCGAAGACTGCAAAGCAGACCGAAGACCAGCCGCAGCCCCAGGGGACGCCCGCGCACGGCGCCAGTATGTCGGGGGTGTCCGGTGGCACGGGGAACGCGGGCGGAGGGTTCGGGGGTAGCGGCGCCGCGCAGGCCGACTTGATCCAGTTCGAAGGCAACATCATTGAGAGGGTCATCTACGCCGCCTGGCGCAAGCCGATCTATCCGCCGGGCGAGACCCGGCCCGCCCTGAATGCCACGTTCCTCCTGACCGTCGCCAGCAGCGGCCGGGCCAGCAACATCACGCTCACAACTTCCAGCGGGTACGAAAACGTGGACCGATCGTTCATAACGGCGATCCAGGATGCCGTCTTTCCGCCTCTGCCCCAGGGGCTGGCGCCGAGCTTCACGATCCAGATCGAGGTCACCTTCACGCGTGATTGA
- the tolB gene encoding Tol-Pal system beta propeller repeat protein TolB, which translates to MKSASRRLWVRVLVAFLVLGVSLQKSLSQSGTPPPEAPIPSVPIIRIIGAAKPKQPIALPAFTATGDSKAQDAARTIHDTIRDDLDFSGYFLIIPDEYYKLVHADPGGRNINYKEWVGVGADALLLGQTSMEPGNLVFESVLHDTMEQKILLHKKYRGESDQARLVAHKLSDAIVEQFIGQPGIAQTKIAFVSQVGKAKEIYVMDYDGARAKRITANNTINLSPAWSPDGRKIAFVSFRSGTPVLMIVNSDGELSQAFPQEGDLNSAPAWSPDGRSLAFASTRDGNAEIYVQRIDKPVPTRITKEPAIDTSPTWSPDGTQIAFTSDRAGSPRIYIMDSDGGNVRPFTPEIGYCDAASWSPLGDKIAFTARVPGGFDIFVKDIKTGQVGRLTENSNINEWPRWSPDGRHLVFASNRTGNFDIFIVDLDGTHARRLSHGGNSYSPSWSR; encoded by the coding sequence GTGAAATCAGCGAGCCGGCGGTTGTGGGTCAGGGTGTTGGTCGCGTTCCTCGTGCTCGGCGTCTCTCTTCAGAAATCACTCTCCCAGAGCGGGACTCCTCCGCCCGAGGCGCCCATCCCATCGGTGCCGATCATCCGGATCATCGGCGCGGCGAAACCGAAGCAGCCGATCGCCCTGCCCGCGTTCACCGCGACCGGCGACTCGAAGGCCCAGGACGCTGCCCGTACGATCCACGACACCATCCGCGACGATCTCGACTTTTCGGGCTACTTCCTGATCATTCCGGACGAATATTACAAGCTGGTCCACGCCGACCCGGGCGGCCGGAACATCAATTACAAGGAGTGGGTCGGCGTCGGGGCCGACGCGCTCCTGCTCGGTCAGACATCGATGGAGCCGGGCAACCTCGTCTTCGAATCGGTGCTGCACGACACGATGGAGCAGAAAATTCTGCTCCACAAGAAGTATCGCGGAGAGTCCGATCAGGCCCGCCTCGTCGCGCACAAGCTGAGCGACGCGATCGTCGAGCAGTTCATCGGCCAGCCGGGGATCGCCCAGACCAAGATCGCCTTCGTGTCGCAGGTCGGCAAGGCGAAGGAGATCTACGTGATGGACTACGACGGCGCCCGCGCCAAGCGGATCACCGCCAACAACACCATCAACCTTTCGCCGGCCTGGTCCCCCGACGGCCGCAAGATCGCCTTCGTGTCCTTCCGCTCCGGGACGCCGGTGCTCATGATCGTCAACAGCGACGGGGAGCTGAGCCAGGCCTTTCCGCAGGAGGGGGACCTGAACAGCGCACCGGCCTGGAGCCCGGACGGGCGGAGCCTCGCCTTCGCCAGCACGCGCGACGGCAACGCGGAGATCTACGTCCAGCGGATCGACAAGCCGGTCCCCACGCGCATCACGAAGGAGCCGGCCATCGACACCTCCCCCACGTGGTCGCCCGACGGGACGCAGATCGCCTTCACGTCGGACCGGGCCGGAAGCCCGCGCATCTACATCATGGACTCCGACGGCGGGAACGTCCGTCCGTTCACCCCCGAGATCGGCTACTGCGACGCCGCCTCGTGGTCGCCTCTGGGTGACAAAATTGCATTCACGGCCCGCGTCCCGGGCGGCTTCGACATCTTCGTAAAGGACATCAAGACCGGGCAGGTGGGCCGACTGACCGAGAACAGCAATATCAACGAATGGCCGCGCTGGTCGCCCGACGGCCGGCATCTGGTGTTCGCGTCGAACCGCACCGGCAATTTCGATATTTTCATCGTCGATCTCGACGGCACGCACGCCCGCCGTCTGAGCCACGGGGGGAACAGCTATTCCCCTTCCTGGTCCCGCTGA
- a CDS encoding archease — protein MTPSRGYEFFEHTADVGAVVRGVTLPRLFENAARAMFDLICDRRTVRPRRAVRVVVRGESLEDLLVRWLSELLFRMETQGLLFTSFAVERVDRTLLRARGVARGEIIDRSRHALRREIKAVTYHQIRLVRGRSAWRVRIVFDV, from the coding sequence GTGACCCCGTCGCGCGGCTACGAATTCTTCGAGCACACGGCCGACGTCGGGGCCGTGGTGCGCGGCGTCACTCTGCCGCGCCTGTTCGAGAATGCCGCGCGCGCGATGTTCGACCTCATCTGCGATCGCCGCACGGTCCGTCCGCGGCGCGCCGTGCGCGTTGTGGTGCGGGGCGAGAGCCTCGAGGATCTTCTGGTCCGCTGGCTGAGCGAGCTTCTGTTCCGGATGGAGACCCAGGGTCTGCTGTTCACTTCGTTCGCGGTCGAGCGCGTGGACCGGACGCTGCTGCGGGCCAGGGGCGTGGCGCGCGGCGAGATCATCGATCGCTCGCGCCACGCGCTCAGGCGTGAGATCAAGGCGGTTACGTACCACCAGATCAGGCTCGTCCGCGGCCGCAGCGCCTGGCGGGTGCGGATCGTATTCGATGTCTGA
- the lon gene encoding endopeptidase La, producing MSEQGLDDSTVLGPAEDQERPPSPAPRALPATLPILPLKGTVVFPHIPTPLVVGRPSSIKLIDEVMIKDRMVALVLQKDAAVEEPTEQDLHQVGTVAVIQRMLKFPDGSIRILVAGFDRIRLARAVRTEPYLVFEVGLLAEQVEQTVEIEALVKNLQAQIGKMLSLMPIAADELGVALLNVEGPARLADLAAALLVRDAKDKQEFLETLSVRERLLKLTRHISREIGVMELGSKIQKDVQDEVEKGQREFVLRQQLKAIQKELGEGDENEIAVQKLKEEVEKADMPPTAREAADRELNRLRTIPPASAEYVVSRTYLDWLVSLPWSKLTEDKIELQEARRVLDEDHYDLQLVKDRILEYLAVRRLKPESRGPILCFVGPPGTGKTSLGRSIARAMGRSFHRLSLGGIRDEAEIRGHRRTYVGALPGQIIQGLRRAGSRNPVFMLDEVDKLGADFRGDPASALLEVLDPEQNSSFVDHYLDVPFDLSRVVFITTANILDTIPAPLRDRMEVLELPGYIEEEKMQIARRYLIPRQCAENGISPDDLSIEDAALSAIIANYTQEAGLRNLEREIAKICRKIALKRAEGSTEKVTVRTADLLSYLGPVRYMQEAAERLKVPGVAIGLVWTPFGGHVLFIEATAMPGGKKLILTGQLGDVMRESAEAALSYIRSRAEDLGIDPRFFDRSDIHVHVPAGAVPKDGPSAGVTMATAMASLLTGRLCRADTAMTGEITLRGKVLPVGGIKTKVLGAQRAGIKTIILPAENEKDLFDIPKDVLKTLSFHFVQTVDEVFEAALQPAVKPARVRNNARSARPETPPA from the coding sequence ATGTCCGAGCAAGGTCTAGACGACAGCACCGTCCTGGGGCCGGCGGAGGACCAGGAGCGCCCGCCCTCGCCCGCACCGCGCGCGCTGCCTGCGACCCTGCCCATCCTCCCTCTGAAGGGGACCGTGGTCTTCCCGCACATACCGACCCCCCTGGTCGTGGGCCGCCCGTCGTCCATCAAGCTCATCGACGAGGTCATGATCAAGGACCGCATGGTCGCCCTGGTCCTGCAGAAGGACGCCGCGGTCGAAGAGCCCACGGAGCAGGACCTGCACCAGGTCGGCACCGTCGCCGTCATCCAGAGGATGCTGAAGTTCCCCGACGGCTCGATCCGGATCCTGGTCGCCGGCTTCGACCGCATCAGGCTCGCCCGCGCCGTCCGCACCGAGCCCTACCTGGTCTTCGAGGTCGGTCTCCTGGCGGAGCAGGTCGAGCAGACGGTCGAGATCGAGGCCCTGGTCAAGAACCTGCAGGCCCAGATCGGCAAGATGCTGTCGCTCATGCCGATCGCCGCCGACGAGCTCGGCGTCGCCCTCCTGAACGTCGAGGGACCGGCGCGCCTGGCCGACCTGGCGGCGGCCCTCCTCGTGCGCGACGCGAAGGACAAGCAGGAGTTCCTCGAGACCCTGTCGGTCCGTGAGCGTCTGTTGAAGCTGACCCGGCACATCAGCCGCGAGATCGGCGTCATGGAGCTGGGGAGCAAGATCCAGAAGGACGTGCAGGACGAGGTCGAGAAGGGTCAGCGTGAGTTCGTGCTGCGGCAGCAGCTCAAGGCGATCCAGAAGGAGCTGGGGGAGGGGGACGAGAACGAGATCGCCGTCCAGAAGCTCAAGGAAGAGGTCGAGAAGGCGGACATGCCGCCCACCGCCCGCGAGGCGGCCGACCGCGAGCTGAACCGCCTGCGCACGATACCGCCCGCGTCGGCGGAGTACGTCGTCAGCCGCACCTATCTCGACTGGCTGGTCTCCCTGCCGTGGTCGAAACTGACCGAGGACAAGATCGAGCTGCAGGAGGCCCGCCGGGTCCTGGACGAGGATCATTATGATCTCCAGCTGGTGAAGGACCGGATCCTCGAGTACCTGGCCGTGCGCCGGCTCAAGCCCGAGTCCCGGGGCCCGATCCTCTGCTTCGTCGGCCCGCCGGGCACCGGCAAGACGTCGCTCGGCAGGTCGATCGCGCGCGCCATGGGACGCTCGTTCCACCGGCTGTCGCTCGGCGGCATCCGGGACGAGGCGGAGATCCGCGGTCATCGCCGCACCTACGTCGGAGCGCTTCCGGGCCAGATCATCCAGGGGCTCCGCCGGGCCGGCAGCCGCAACCCGGTCTTCATGCTGGACGAGGTGGACAAGCTCGGGGCCGACTTCCGCGGCGACCCCGCCTCGGCGCTCCTCGAGGTCCTCGATCCGGAGCAGAACTCCTCCTTCGTGGATCACTACCTCGACGTGCCGTTCGACCTGTCGCGCGTGGTGTTCATCACCACCGCCAACATCCTGGACACGATCCCGGCGCCGCTCAGGGATCGCATGGAGGTCCTGGAGCTCCCCGGGTACATCGAAGAGGAGAAGATGCAGATCGCCCGGCGCTACCTCATCCCCCGCCAGTGCGCCGAGAACGGCATCAGCCCGGACGACCTGTCGATCGAGGACGCGGCCCTCTCCGCCATCATCGCGAACTATACGCAGGAGGCGGGACTGAGGAACCTGGAGCGGGAGATCGCAAAAATCTGCAGGAAGATCGCCCTGAAGCGGGCCGAGGGTTCGACCGAGAAGGTGACGGTGCGGACCGCCGATCTCCTGTCCTACCTCGGCCCGGTGAGGTACATGCAGGAGGCGGCCGAGAGGCTCAAGGTCCCCGGTGTGGCCATCGGTCTCGTCTGGACTCCCTTCGGCGGGCACGTCCTGTTCATCGAGGCGACCGCGATGCCCGGAGGCAAGAAGCTCATCCTCACGGGCCAGCTCGGGGACGTCATGCGCGAGTCCGCCGAAGCGGCGTTGTCGTACATCCGCAGCCGCGCCGAGGATCTGGGGATCGACCCGCGCTTCTTCGATCGATCGGACATCCACGTGCACGTGCCCGCCGGCGCCGTGCCCAAGGACGGACCGTCGGCCGGAGTGACGATGGCCACGGCGATGGCGTCGCTTCTGACCGGGAGGCTGTGCCGCGCGGACACGGCGATGACGGGCGAGATCACCCTGCGCGGGAAGGTGCTGCCGGTGGGCGGGATCAAGACGAAGGTTCTGGGCGCCCAGCGCGCCGGCATCAAGACGATCATCCTGCCGGCGGAGAACGAGAAGGATCTGTTCGATATCCCGAAGGACGTCCTGAAGACTCTCTCGTTCCATTTCGTGCAGACGGTCGACGAAGTTTTCGAAGCGGCCCTGCAGCCGGCCGTCAAGCCGGCCCGCGTCCGTAACAACGCTCGCTCCGCGCGCCCCGAAACTCCACCAGCCTGA